From Pantanalinema sp.:
GCGAATAGAAGCCGGGAATGGCCGTGTCGTTGACCCCCGGCATGAGGGTGACCTTGAACATCACCTCGATCCCCTCGGCGCGCAGGTTGCGGACCCCCGACAGGGCGCGATCGAAGTTGCCCCTGCCGCGGATGCGGTCGTGGGTCTCCGGGGTGGGGCCGTCCATCGAAACCTGGACCCCCAGGATCCCCCAGGCCTTGAGCGAGGCGGCCATCTCGGGGGTGATGAGCGTGCCGTTGGTGTTGAGGTGGGTCACGATGCCGAGCGACTGGGCCACCCTGACCAGCAGGCCCAGGTCGGGGCGCGAGAGCGGCTCGCCGCCGCTGAAGAGGACGTTCGGCTCGCGGCCGAGGCCCTGCGCGAGGTCGCGGACCTGGTGGAGGATGCCGATCAGCTCCTCGGTGCTGTACTCGTCGGGAAAGGCGGTGCGCACGTCCCGGTAGCAGTGGCGGCAGGAGAGGTTGCAGCGGTTGGTCACCGAGATCTGGACGAAGAACTCCCGGTCGGGTGCTGGCTCCATGGTGCTGGCTCGCTGCATCGCTTCCTTGCCTTCAAAAACAGGGGCAGGGGGGACGTGCCCCCCTGCCCTTCCTACCCGATTTGCGGGGCCTTTTAGCAGGCGGGCGTGGCTCCGCCGCCTCCCGCCGCGATGCGGCTCTCGAGGGTCATGGGGTCCACCGCACGCAGGTAGCGGTAGCTGGCCTTGAGGGATTCGCGCTCGGCGCCGCTCAGGGCGATGCCGTTGGCCGAGAGGGTGCCATCGAAGTCCGCCTCGAGCGACGTGCGCAGCTCGTGGTTGGCGGCGACGCGGTTCACGAAATCGATGAGCTTGGTGTTGGTGAGCATTGTTCATCCTCCTCGTGTTGCGGGGCTGAGTCCCATCCGTTACTTCTCTACTACCCGCGTCATAACACCTGTCTAACAGGATATCGCTTGCTTTAACCTACAATTCACGCGAATGAGTCATCCATTCATCCTGATGCAACAATCGTGCAATCTTTCTTTCCGACCGGGCGTGCCCTGAAACGGGGTACATGAGGCCCATGCAGCACTTCGATTCCCCCCAGGCGATGCCCCCGCTTGCCGAGGCCTTTCTCGCGCAGCCGCCAGGCACCGAGCCCGTGTGGTCTTCGCTCGGTCAGCTGGCATGGCACCCCGAGTGCCTGTTCAGCGAGTTCTCGCAGGGGGCAGAGCGCGTCTTCATCGCCGGAGTCGCGCGCTACGGGACCTACCTGCGCTTCTCAACTTCCGAGTTCGCGCTCGCAGAGGCGCTCGTCGCCTCGCAGGACTACCCCGAGGTGCTCGCGCGGGTATGGAACGCGACGCAAAGCCTCGTTTCCCCCGTCCAGGTGGCGGCCTTCGCCGCGCGTCTGCTCGAGGCCGGCTTGATCATCGATCGGCGAACGGGACCCGTCCGGCCGGGGCCTGCGCGCACCTGGCGGGATCTGCTTCAGTGGAAGGTGCCCCTCTGGGATCCGACCGTCTTGCTCGAGCGGCTCTCCCCATTTCTTCGCATGACGGCGAGTACTCCCTTCCTTTGGCTCGGGTGGGTGCCCTTGCTGATCGTCGCCTCCGCCAAGACCCTCGCCGACTGGGACGCGTTCGCGGGCATGATCTCCAGGCTTGCCAGCCTCGAGGAACCCTATGCGCTCGCCTGGATCTACGGGCTGCTCTTCTTGACCCTCGCGGTCCACGAGCTCGGGCACGCGGCGGTCAGCTTCGCCCTCGGGGCCCCGGTGCGCCGGATCGGGGTGATGCTGTACCTGGGGATGCCCTTCGGGTACTGCGACGTGAGCGCCGCCCACCTCCTTCCCCGCAAGCGCGATCGCATCGCCGTGAGTCTCGGCGGCCTCTATTACCAGATGGGCCTCGGGTCACTGGCGGTGATCGCCTGGGCCTGGCTGCCGGTGGGCGAGCTGGGGCGCGCGATCGCCCTCAAGCTCGCCATCGTCGCAGGCGGCTCGATCGTCTTCGACCTCAACCCCTTCGCCAAGCTGGACGGCTACTACGTGCTCGCCGACGGGCTCGGCATCCCCAACCTGCGCGATCGCTCCTTCGCCTACCTGCGCGCGAGGCTGCGCGGCGAGCGCGCCGAGCCTCTCGGGCCTGTCGAGCGTCGTCTCTTCTTGGGCTACGCCGTGCTCGGCTGCGCGGCCACCGTGGCCCTTCTCGTGCTGGGGGTGCTCTGGTGGCGCCGGATCCTGAGCACGGCCCTTCCCATGTGAGGGCAGGGGCGATTGTTGCGGCAAGATTAATTCTCGTTCAGTTGCCCGCTTCGTTGAGAGATCGTGAAGATCGCGAGGTATAAGCCCTTCAGAACGCCTGGATGGTGTTGACGCTTTGCCGCGCAAGGAGGGCAGGATGCAGGATACCAAGAGGGGAACGCTTTGGATCGGGCCGCTGCTGGCGGTCTCGCTCGCCGCCGGCTGTCAGGTCTCTCCTGGCCTCGTCCAGGAGACCTCGTCGACGGGCATGGCCCCTTCGGGAAGCGCCTACCGCATCGCCGCCAAGGGCGCTCAGCGCTACGTCGTCACCTTCGCGCTCGAGAAGATCCCCTCCGACTTCGCGGCCACGGTCGCCGGAGCGGGCGGCACCCTGCTCCATTGCCTCGACGGCATGGGCGTCGCGCTCGTCGTTTCCGACCAGGCGAGCTTCGCTTCCAGGCTCGCCAAGGTGGGCGGCGTCGAGAGCGTCGAGGCGAGCACCCGGCAGGGCCTGGTTCAGAAGGCCTACGCCGCGGGCTTCGACCCGAGCGTCGAGGCGCCGGACCCCACTGGCGCCTCGGGCGAGCCCCTCTCGGGCTACCAGTGGGGCCTCGACAGCATCCATGCCCCCGAGGCCTGGGATCGGGGCTACACCGGCCGGGGCGTGCGCGTCGCGGTGCTGGACACCGGGGTGGATGACCAGAACCCGGACCTTGCGCCCAACCTCGACCGACGCCGCAGCACCTCCTTCGTGGGCGAGGAGCCGACCTTCGTCGACTACAACGGCCACGGTAGCCACGTGGCGGGCATCATCGCCGCGGCCAGGAACGGCTACGGCGTGACCGGCGTGGCCCCCGCGGCCTCGATCATCGCCGTCAAGGTGATGGGCGCCGACGGCTGGGGCGACGACTTCGGGATCCTGCAGGGCATCAAGTACGCGGCCGACCAGGGCGCGCAGGTGATCAACATGAGCCTCACCTCGCTGGGCGAGGACCGTCCGACCATCAAGGCCTACCGCCACGCGGCGCGCTACGCCAAGAAGAAGGGATCGATCATCGTCGCGGCCGTCGGCAACGGCGGCATGAGCGGCAAGGACATCGACCCGGCCCTCTTGCCCGCCGAGCTGGACGGGGTGATCGCCGTCTCGGCGGTCGGTCCCCAGAACCAGCAGGATTTCGACGCCTTCGCCCTCTACAGCAACTACGGCCGGAACCTGGTGGACATCGCGGCGCCGGGCGGCGGCATCGGCTTCGATCCGGCGACCTTCACCCCGGTGATCCACACCAAGCGCGATCTGGTCCTGAGCACCTGGAGCACGCAGGCGCGAAGCTACTCCGAGGGGGGCTTCGATTTCCAGGCGGCGCCTCACATGTTCCTGGCCGGCACCAGCATGGCCACGCCGCACGTGAGCGGAGTGCTCGCCCTGATGCTCCAGAGCAAGCCTCGCCTCTCGGGCGCCGAGGCCCGCCGCGCCGTGCTGAACTCCGCGGACGACCTGGGCCCCAGGGGGCGCGACGCCTACTACGGCGCCGGCCGGGTCAACGCCCTGCGCGCGATCCAGTAATCCCCCTCCTGTCGCGGCGCCCTCCGACTTCGGAGGGCGCCGTTTTTTTCGTTGACAGGAGAAAAGGTGTGGGTTAAAGTAACCTTAACCCTTAGTTAAGAGATTCTTTCTTGAAGGAGGCGG
This genomic window contains:
- a CDS encoding radical SAM protein, whose amino-acid sequence is MQRASTMEPAPDREFFVQISVTNRCNLSCRHCYRDVRTAFPDEYSTEELIGILHQVRDLAQGLGREPNVLFSGGEPLSRPDLGLLVRVAQSLGIVTHLNTNGTLITPEMAASLKAWGILGVQVSMDGPTPETHDRIRGRGNFDRALSGVRNLRAEGIEVMFKVTLMPGVNDTAIPGFYSLANREGIHVLSFARLIAIGPGARLRQLTGAEYRAALDAIAVEAASSPFTKTEIRDAGFDRAFTLAYPHIFHSEEGISFMALDADGTAYAGRRTPIVIGNVRESRLEELWEHPVLAELRTRRITGKCASCELFEVCGGGSRAAAYGATGDYMAPDPHCWYEPQGAKRKEILAP
- a CDS encoding S8 family serine peptidase produces the protein MQDTKRGTLWIGPLLAVSLAAGCQVSPGLVQETSSTGMAPSGSAYRIAAKGAQRYVVTFALEKIPSDFAATVAGAGGTLLHCLDGMGVALVVSDQASFASRLAKVGGVESVEASTRQGLVQKAYAAGFDPSVEAPDPTGASGEPLSGYQWGLDSIHAPEAWDRGYTGRGVRVAVLDTGVDDQNPDLAPNLDRRRSTSFVGEEPTFVDYNGHGSHVAGIIAAARNGYGVTGVAPAASIIAVKVMGADGWGDDFGILQGIKYAADQGAQVINMSLTSLGEDRPTIKAYRHAARYAKKKGSIIVAAVGNGGMSGKDIDPALLPAELDGVIAVSAVGPQNQQDFDAFALYSNYGRNLVDIAAPGGGIGFDPATFTPVIHTKRDLVLSTWSTQARSYSEGGFDFQAAPHMFLAGTSMATPHVSGVLALMLQSKPRLSGAEARRAVLNSADDLGPRGRDAYYGAGRVNALRAIQ